A segment of the Vagococcus hydrophili genome:
AATATGTTGCATCACTTTATAGATGATTCTTTTAGAGTGTTATGATGTTGGAAATTAATTTTTCCGAGTCTAGCTCGGTGCTGGTCCCTTAGTTTTTAACTAGGGGGCACGCGCTCATCATATAAAGTGCTTTTTTTATACCCGAATGTAATGCGCTTTAATTGTCAAATAGCTGAATATCGACTAAGATAAATGAGTGTTTGTCTTGGTTCACAAGAATGTTTCCTTGTATTTTTAATAATTATATTATTAAGAATAGAATGAAACATTTTTTTAAAATAAAGAAATAAAGAATAGGGAAGAATTGATATGGAGACACCTTTAATTGAATTAAAAAATATTACGTTTAAATATCACGGTGAAGAAGAAAAAAATGCACTGAATGATGTTTCCTTAAATATATATCCAGGAGAGTGGGTGGCTTTAATTGGTCACAACGGATCTGGTAAATCAACCTTAGCAAAAACAATCAACGGTTTAATTGTCCCAAATGCTGGGGATATTTTTGTGAAGGGTGAAAAAGTGACAGAGGAGACACTTTGGGATATTCGCCGAATGATTGGTATGGTTTTCCAAAATCCTGATAATCAATTTGTGGGTTCAACGGTTGAGGATGATGTGGCCTTTGGTTTAGAAAATCAAGGTGTTCCTCGTGAAGATATGTTAACTCGAGTTAAGGATGCTTTAGAGAAGGTGCGTATGTCTGACTTTATGATTAAAGAGCCAGCACGTCTTTCTGGTGGTCAGAAACAGCGGGTGGCGATTGCGGGTGTGATTGCTTTAAGACCTGATGTGATCATTTTAGATGAAGCGACGTCTATGTTAGATCCTCAAGGACGTAAAGAAGTGATTGATACTATCCGAAAAATTAAAGAAGAATCTAATTTAACAGTTATTTCGATTACTCATGATATTGATGAAGCGGCGTATGCTAATCGTGTGTTAGTGATGCGTGAAGGTGAGATTATTCAAGAGGGAACACCGGGAGAGATTTTTTCTCATGGTGAAGAGTTAATCGAACTTGGCTTAGATGTTCCGTTTCCTGAAAAATTAAAAGCGGCTTTAAAAGAGCGTGAGATTGATGTGCCTGATACGTATTTAACTGAGGAAGGGATGGTGGACTGGTTATGGACATCCGGTTTGAACAAGTAGATTTTACTTACCAGCCTAATAGCCCTTTTGAACAGAGAGTGCTTTTTGATGTTAATTTAGATATAC
Coding sequences within it:
- a CDS encoding energy-coupling factor ABC transporter ATP-binding protein codes for the protein METPLIELKNITFKYHGEEEKNALNDVSLNIYPGEWVALIGHNGSGKSTLAKTINGLIVPNAGDIFVKGEKVTEETLWDIRRMIGMVFQNPDNQFVGSTVEDDVAFGLENQGVPREDMLTRVKDALEKVRMSDFMIKEPARLSGGQKQRVAIAGVIALRPDVIILDEATSMLDPQGRKEVIDTIRKIKEESNLTVISITHDIDEAAYANRVLVMREGEIIQEGTPGEIFSHGEELIELGLDVPFPEKLKAALKEREIDVPDTYLTEEGMVDWLWTSGLNK